Proteins found in one Sorghum bicolor cultivar BTx623 chromosome 1, Sorghum_bicolor_NCBIv3, whole genome shotgun sequence genomic segment:
- the LOC8083981 gene encoding uncharacterized protein LOC8083981 — protein MRGDRSKATRPMVAPPAISERDMVEDSRLVKQVRELRRLVPVCREPCGLGELFQDTATYIEDLQVQVKVMRMLLDKLSDE, from the coding sequence ATGAGAGGAGATAGGAGCAAGGCGACACGACCGATGGTGGCGCCGCCGGCGATTAGCGAGAGGGACATGGTGGAGGATTCTAGACTGGTGAAGCAGGTGAGGGAGCTACGGAGGCTGGTGCCAGTCTGCCGCGAGCCGTGCGGGCTCGGCGAGCTGTTCCAGGACACGGCGACCTATATCGAGGACTTGCAGGTGCAGGTCAAGGTGATGCGGATGCTGCTCGACAAGCTCTCCGATGAGTGA